A window of the Cheilinus undulatus linkage group 21, ASM1832078v1, whole genome shotgun sequence genome harbors these coding sequences:
- the samd9l gene encoding sterile alpha motif domain-containing protein 9-like, whose protein sequence is MATAEEPGQPPETWTESQVSTWLRSIGVKEKYVEKLYEEEVNGHILLKLNEDFLKAKICMKSGPAHLIIEERDELVKSKQREGKQEKKKPSSAKKTELEQESVQSVPTSSEGPPAQICERVDVSKKRQSSNLKEDCRPRPFDQEGIDFIYVKHRVLQAESGAFNLISPCHEFKSFAVAAELDRTRLQAKFAKEVLKFAVGCMNIRSNGTIHFGVMDSKEDAGYVHGEIIGVPVKERDMFVDALDYIERCFSSDKEQIRQCVRPPRFIEVLDRDSTEKRFVVEVDIVPSISIVKSRVYAVRLPNFKESANKVELEKEVILRRVGSKTEPVNDKDLSDFYQRVQDRDAQREEAERMKFFSAPEICQDLGRKLTMLMTSGKKFIEKEKWFILVTNKFPQDELCNIEWLLNLNIFCVFDFDPDSKISGLCCKYLEHHAANMHSLQSYRISGDMSIKEFTTHLHLFEQTSWIFCNGQTDFKGTETPCDEMTWIKTKMTHLRDSVSLICKQILPKGTFQVIFLVTSPVEKPLLHTFTVFFTDMEGHEDIMCICPSQEDFQKWQSFAEGSCGPQTVNNSSVVGMRMSHVNATLLQVQPFKACARKHLPVFVKGTCLLETHKEEQMYSLEILTVDHCDETSKDFITEEKANIEHQFYRGGRVTWLNFWLAEHKYVGEVIERDAYHEVSKLLHDVLKRNPDETPVSSINIFHHPGSGGSTVARQVLWNNRKDLRCAVVKPSYSASVVAQHVVELREYEEQDLQKCLTVLLLIEDSDKDYLDDLKNELEVAVNTKRIQYGAPCFILLSCRRSHDPEKKCRESLLQNVSVTHKLSEQEQRMFSGKRDALEEQYKPEFILTFVLMSEGFSRDYIQSFVEHLLQGIDHQSTVTRLILYVALLNTYVQNSFISQSHCEALLALTIHLERFRQHEFEKSLSPQAKLVFLHLRDEKTHIESIRIIHPLVAKEILQQLLGKKTQSSCAMNLLSEDVLFEHRFGRDEYLSFLRALFIRRARVSKGDEYDSFFSPLIEHVCDKEKSPDKAIELLKEAFQRFHKNPFFAQQLARLHYTYEKFEDAKYWAETAAKQQPNNSYILDTKGQVYRKWFQAKCKTIDSDNVPKTAQNTADAVETALKALECFQECEKAAKAEMEELNNSGFFSEVEVGCSLLKLISSLDMFANRTNGHSECMKYLVTDYIPEEVKDAWEPFHQRLKNLHKTMQDALEWISEDLSYFQTDIDEDDEETPESPEEKISQPLKWLAKKSSEYGKYFSEADFNKLRGQSIPAILTPFQKRMVIYHLGGGNVTSILSKLTDQRDAVHLLENILSLYPSNPLKAKFGQRDIVNYITAHITLNCLSPETPKVAPLATLQALCRQFPSDKRRCLPSALFLLTLLFWPEDHDMDLEKENKYEVVQSAVEHLDKDYWIKMKDVPQRKRRLYTHFFLGSGNGLNKFVHKKKFESVTKVFSVSEKRLKWFRGEAWKKPEIATMLKRVSGWTEDGKVYLDGPKKKKFHILPLHVRSVPHSNENITFYLGFTFRGPVACNIIVNE, encoded by the exons ATGG CCACAGCTGAAGAACCTGGCCAGCCACCTGAGACTTGGACTGAATCTCAAGTGAGCACCTGGCTGAGATCCATTGGAGTGAAGGAGAAGTATGTTGAAAAACTTTATGAGGAAGAAGTAAATGGACATATCCTTCTGAAATTAAACGAGgactttttaaaggcaaagattTGCATGAAGTCAGGGCCAGCTCATTTGATTATTGAAGAGAGAGATGAGCTCGTCAAATCAAAGCAGAGGGAAGGGAAGCAAGAGAAGAAAAAGCCAAGCAGTGCTAAAAAAACAGAACTGGAGCAAGAATCAGTTCAGAGTGTGCCTACATCAAGTGAGGGCCCTCCTGCACAGATATGTGAGAGAGTTGATGTctcaaaaaagagacaaagttCAAACTTAAAGGAAGACTGCAGACCTCGACCATTTGATCAAGAAGGAATAGATTTCATATACGTGAAGCACAGAGTCCTACAAGCAGAATCAGGGGCTTTTAATCTGATATCTCCTTGCCATGAGTTCAAGTCGTTTGCAGTGGCTGCTGAATTGGATCGCACAAGACTCCAAGCAAAGTTTGCAAAGGAAGTCCTTAAATTTGCAGTTGGCTGTATGAATATCAGATCAAATGGCACCATACACTTTGGTGTGATGGATAGCAAAGAGGATGCAGGATATGTTCATGGTGAGATAATTGGTGTCcctgtgaaagagagagacatgTTTGTTGATGCTTTGGACTACATTGAAAGATGCTTCTCCTCTGACAAGGAGCAAATACGCCAGTGTGTGCGGCCACCACGGTTCATTGAAGTTTTGGATAGAGACAGTACAGAAAAGAGATTTGTGGTAGAGGTTGACATTGTGCCTTCAATAAGTATTGTCAAGAGCAGGGTGTATGCAGTTCGTCTGCCAAACTTCAAAGAGTCAGCTAACAAAGTGGAACTGGAAAAAGAAGTGATTCTTCGGAGGGTGGGTTCAAAAACCGAGCCAGTGAACGACAAAGACCTGAGTGATTTTTACCAGAGAGTCCAAGACCGGGATGCACAAAGAGAAGAAGCTGAGAGAATGAAGTTCTTTAGTGCCCCTGAGATCTGCCAAGACCTTGGAAGGAAACTAACAATGCTGATGACAAGTGGGAAGAAATTCATTGAGAAAGAGAAGTGGTTCATACTTGTCACAAATAAATTCCCACAAGACGAACTTTGCAACATTGAATGGCTGCTCAACTTGAAcatattctgtgtttttgactTTGACCCAGATTCCAAGATATCAGGTCTTTGCTGCAAATACCTTGAGCATCACGCAGCAAACATGCACTCTCTGCAGAGTTACAGGATTTCTGGGGACATGAGCATCAAGGAATTCACAACACACTTGCATCTGTTTGAGCAGACCAGCTGGATCTTTTGTAATGGCCAAACTGACTTCAAAGGAACTGAAACTCCATGTGATGAAATGACTTGGATCAAGACTAAAATGACTCACCTGCGGGACTCTGTGTCCTTAATCTGCAAACAGATTTTGCCAAAAGGAACTTTCCAGGTCATTTTCCTTGTCACATCCCCGGTTGAGAAACCACTCTTGCACACCTTTACTGTGTTTTTTACTGACATGGAAGGGCATGAGGATATAATGTGCATCTGTCCATCCCAGGAAGACTTCCAGAAGTGGCAAAGCTTTGCAGAGGGGTCATGTGGACCACAAACTGTGAACAACTCAAGTGTGGTCGGGATGAGAATGAGTCACGTTAATGCCACTCTGCTGCAAGTGCAACCCTTCAAAGCATGTGCCAGGAAACACTTGCCAGTCTTTGTAAAAGGGACATGTCTTCttgaaacacacaaagaagagcAGATGTATTCCCTGGAGATTCTGACTGTGGATCATTGTGATGAAACCAGTAAAGACTTCATCACTGAGGAGAAAGCAAACATTGAACACCAATTCTACCGTGGTGGGAGAGTGACCTGGTTGAACTTCTGGCTTGCTGAGCACAAGTATGTGGGAGAGGTGATTGAAAGAGATGCCTATCATGAAGTTTCCAAACTTCTCCATGATGTCTTGAAAAGGAATCCAGATGAAACTCCAGTCAGCAGTATAAATATCTTTCATCATCCAGGAAGTGGTGGGAGCACTGTGGCAAGACAAGTGCTCTGGAACAACAGAAAAGATCTGAGGTGTGCAGTTGTGAAACCCTCATACTCAGCTTCTGTTGTTGCACAACATGTAGTTGAACTGAGAGAGTATGAAGAGCAAGATCTGCAGAAGTGTCTTACGGTGTTGCTTCTCATTGAAGACTCTGACAAAGACTATCTAGATGATCTCAAAAATGAACTAGAGGTTGCTGTTAACACCAAAAGAATCCAGTATGGAGCTCCATGCTTCATTTTGTTGAGCTGTAGACGTTCCCATGATCCAGAGAAGAAATGCAGGGAATCCCTGTTACAGAACGTGTCTGTCACTCACAAATTGTCTGAGCAAGAGCAGAGAATGTTTTCTGGGAAACGAGATGCACTTGAAGAACAATATAAACCTGAATTTATCCTGACTTTTGTCCTGATGAGTGAAGGGTTCAGCAGGGATTATATTCAAAGTTTTGTGGAGCATTTGCTTCAAGGCATTGACCACCAATCTACCGTCACTCGACTCATCCTCTATGTGGCACTGTTGAACACATATGTTCAAAACTCTTTCATCTCCCAGTCTCATTGTGAAGCCCTGCTTGCTCTAACCATTCACCTGGAAAGGTTTCGCCAGCACGAGTTCGAGAAATCCCTCAGCCCTCAGGCCAAACTGGTCTTCTTACACCTCAGAGATGAAAAGACACACATTGAATCGATCAGAATCATCCACCCACTTGTTGCCAAGGAAATTCTCCAACAACTTTTGGGGAAAAAGACCCAAAGCAGTTGTGCAATGAATTTGCTCTCTGAGGATGTGTTATTTGAACACAGATTTGGAAGGGATGAGTACTTGTCATTCCTGAGAGCACTTTTCATAAGAAGAGCAAGAGTAAGCAAAGGAGATGAATATGATagttttttctctcctctgattgAGCATGTATGTGACAAGGAGAAAAGCCCAGACAAAGCAATTGAGTTGCTCAAAGAAGCATTCCAGCGTTTCCATAAAAATCCGTTCTTTGCTCAACAACTTGCTCGTCTTCATTATACTTATGAAAAGTTTGAAGATGCAAAATACTGGGCAGAGACTGCAGCCAAACAGCAGCCAAACAACTCGTACATACTCGATACAAAGGGACAAGTGTACAGGAAGTGGTTTCAAGCAAAATGCAAGACCATTGACAGTGACAATGTTCCAAAGACAGCCCAAAATACGGCAGATGCTGTAGAGACTGCACTAAAAGCCCTGGAGTGTTTTCAGGAGTGTGAGAAAGCTGCCAAAGCAGAGATGGAAGAATTGAAtaattcaggatttttttctgaagttgaGGTTGGCTGCAGTCTTCTCAAACTGATCTCTTCATTGGACATGTTTGCAAACAGAACCAATGGTCATTCAGAGTGCATGAAATACCTGGTAACAGATTACATTCCTGAAGAAGTCAAAGATGCCTGGGAACCATTTCATCAGCGACTGAAAAATCTTCACAAAACAATGCAAGATGCCTTGGAGTGGATTTCAGAAGACCTCAGTTACTTTCAGACAGACATTGATGAAGATGACGAAGAGACCCCAGAAAGTCCTGAAGAGAAGATCAGCCAACCACTGAAATGGTTGGCGAAAAAATCTTCAGAGTATGGGAAGTACTTCAGTGAAGCTGACTTCAATAAACTTCGGGGACAATCAATCCCAGCCATTCTTACTCCATTCCAAAAACGGATGGTCATCTACCATCTAGGTGGCGGTAACGTGACATCAATCCTCTCAAAGCTAACAGACCAGAGGGATGCAGTACACCTCTTAGAAAACATCCTCTCTCTGTATCCCAGCAATCCACTGAAGGCCAAATTTGGTCAAAGGGATATTGTCAATTACATCACAGCCCACATTACACTGAACTGCCTTTCACCAGAAACTCCAAAGGTAGCTCCTTTGGCAACTTTACAGGCACTTTGTCGTCAGTTTCCATCTGACAAAAGAAGATGCTTACCAAGTGCCCTGTTCCTGCTCACTTTGCTTTTCTGGCCAGAAGATCATGACATGGACctggagaaagaaaacaaatacgAAGTTGTGCAGTCAGCAGTTGAACACTTGGATAAAGACTACTGGATCAAGATGAAGGATGTTCCTCAAAGGAAAAGAAggctttacacccatttttttctgggTAGTGGGAATGGATTGAATAAATTTGTTCAcaagaaaaagtttgaaagtgTCACAAAGGTGTTCTCAGTTTCTGAGAAACGGTTGAAGTGGTTCAGAGGTGAGGCCTGGAAAAAGCCCGAGATTGCCACGATGCTGAAACGTGTGTCTGGATGGACTGAAGATGGTAAAGTATATCTCGATGGCCCCAAGAAAAAGAAGTTCCATATCCTACCTCTTCATGTACGTTCAGTTCCTCATAGCAATGAAAACATCACATTCTACCTTGGCTTTACCTTCAGAGGCCCTGTTGCCTGCAACATCATTGTAAACGAATAG
- the gaa gene encoding lysosomal alpha-glucosidase isoform X2, whose product MVMLLSNFTVPVLLAFSVLACLYISQIQTHNTRLVRSVYATQNKTTAHDRHVNTHPARSQNSSAGKRGFKLKLTDETEISRDDKCIMAPESRFDCARDRLLSQRECEDRGCCYAPLPSPSGPPWCFYPSSYPGYKMGPFTPTIRGQAATLTRATPSYLPRDLPTLRLEVIQEAAGCLHLTLKDPSSQRYEVKLPGDAPQSKSDTQDALYTTEYQPDPFGFIVRRKSNGRVIMNTTVAPLLFADQYLQLSTTLASSLVSGLGEHYTTLILDLNWTSLTLWNRDMAPHAGANLYGSHPFYIVQEEDGLAHGVFLLNSNAIEVMLQPTPALTWVALGGILDLYVFLGPDPQSVVRQYIQVIGYPMMPPYWSLGFHLCRWGYTTSNTTRRVAQRMHDGKFSMDVQWNDLDYAAKRRVFTFDRWRFPDLPVMVEDFHKRGMKYILILDPGISSTSPPGTYPPFDEGVKRDVFIKNATGHILIGKVWPGPTAFPDFTNPETRQWWEDCIRDFHSKVPVDGLWIDMNEPSSFVQGSVEGCPDTDLENPPYTPRVVGGYLNSKTLCMSAVQKISTHYNLHNMYGLTEAYATHSALLKIQGKRPFVLSRSSFPGIGRFSGVWTGDVWSDWEQLRYSIPAVLQFSLFGVPLVGADICGFEGNTTEELCVRWMQLGAFYPFMRNHNDRQNAPQEPYVFGKMAQAAMRRALNLRYSLLPFLYTLFHHAHTSADTVARPLFVEHLETLACAHSSAVSCSYISIKAFSVFMRGKMHELQPYKSKIHQTILQFK is encoded by the exons ATGGTTATGCTGCTCTCTAATTTTACTGTACCTGTTCTCCTCGCCTTTTCTGTGTTAGCATGTTTGTACATCAGCCAGATCCAGACCCATAACACCAGACTGGTAAGATCAGTTTATGCCACTCAGAATAAAACCACTGCACATGATAGACATGTTAATACTCATCCAGCAAGATCACAAAACAGTTCAGCTGGGAAGAGGGGGTTCAAATTAAAACTCACTGATGAGACTGAAATATCCAGAGATGATAAATGCATCATGGCCCCAGAGAGTCGCTTTGACTGTGCCAGAGACAGGCTTCTCAGCCAGAGAGAATGTGAGGACAGGGGATGCTGCTACGCCCCCCTGCCCAGCCCTTCAGGACCACCTTGGTGCTTTTATCCCAGTTCATACCCTGGTTATAAAATGGGTCCCTTCACCCCCACCATCAGGGGCCAGGCTGCCACCCTGACTCGTGCCACCCCATCCTACCTCCCCAGAGATCTTCCCACCCTTCGCTTAGAGGTCATACAAGAGGCAGCGGGCTGCTTACACCTCACT TTAAAAGACCCCTCATCTCAGCGTTATGAAGTTAAACTTCCAGGTGATGCTCCTCAGAGTAAATCTGATACCCAAGATGCCCTCTACACCACTGAATATCAGCCTGATCCATTTGGCTTCATAGTGCGGCGAAAATCCAATGGCAGAGTGAT TATGAACACCACCGTGGCCCCTCTGCTGTTTGCTGACCAGTACCTGCAGCTGTCCACCACACTGGCCTCCTCCCTTGTGTCTGGCCTGGGAGAGCACTACACCACCCTAATCCTGGACCTTAACTGGACCTCTCTGACTCTCTGGAACAGAGACATGGCGCCTCAT GCTGGTGCAAACCTCTATGGCTCACACCCGTTCTACATCGTACAGGAGGAGGACGGCTTGGCACATGGAGTTTTCCTTCTCAACAGCAATGCAATCG AGGTGATGTTGCAGCCGACTCCAGCTCTCACCTGGGTGGCTCTTGGTGGAATCCTGGACCTGTATGTTTTCTTGGGTCCTGACCCTCAAAGTGTTGTTCGACAGTACATCCAGGTTATTG GCTATCCCATGATGCCGCCATACTGGTCACTGGGCTTCCATTTGTGTCGTTGGGGCTACACTACCTCTAATACAACCCGGCGTGTGGCACAACGGATGCACGATGGCAAATTTTCAATG GATGTGCAGTGGAATGACCTGGATTATGCAGCAAAGCGCAGGGTCTTCACTTTTGACCGCTGGCGGTTTCCAGACCTCCCGGTGATGGTGGAGGACTTTCACAAGAGAGGCATGAAGTACATTCTCATCCTG GACCCGGGCATCAGCAGCACGAGCCCCCCGGGAACGTACCCGCCGTTTGATGAAGGCGTGAAGCGTGACGTCTTTATTAAAAATGCTACAGGACACATCCTCATAGGGAAG GTTTGGCCGGGCCCAACAGCCTTCCCAGACTTCACCAATCCCGAGACCAGGCAGTGGTGGGAGGACTGCATCAGAGACTTTCACTCTAAAGTTCCTGTGGATGGTTTGTGGATT GATATGAATGAACCTTCCAGCTTTGTACAGGGCTCAGTGGAAGGCTGTCCTGACACCGATCTCGAGAACCCGCCCTACACTCCTA GGGTGGTTGGAGGCTACTTAAACTCAAAAACTCTTTGCATGTCAGCTGTGCAGAAAATTTCGACACATTACAACCTGCACAACATGTACGGACTGACAGAAGCTTATGCCACGCACAG TGCTCTTTTAAAGATTCAAGGGAAAAGGCCCTTCGTCCTGTCTCGCTCCTCTTTCCCCGGCATTGGACGCTTCTCTGGTGTGTGGACAGGAGACGTCTGGAGTGACTGGGAGCAGCTTCGATACTCCATCCCTG CGGTGCTGCAGTTCAGCCTTTTCGGGGTGCCTCTTGTGGGGGCGGATATCTGTGGCTTTGAAGGCAACACCACTGAGGAGCTGTGCGTACGATGGATGCAGCTCGGGGCCTTTTACCCTTTTATGAGGAACCACAATGACAGGCAGAATGCT CCTCAGGAGCCTTACGTGTTTGGAAAGATGGCCCAGGCTGCCATGCGGAGAGCGCTGAACCTTCGTTACTCTCTCCTCCCCTTTCTCTACACACTCTTTCACCATGCACACACTTCAGCTGACACCGTGGCCAGGCCGCTCTTCGTGGA gCACCTGGAGACCCTGGCATGTGCTCACAGCTCTGCAGTGTCATGCTCTTATATTAGTATTAaagctttttctgtgtttatgagAGGAAAAATGCATGAGCTACAACCTTATAAGAGCAAGATTCATCAAACAATTCTGCAGTTTAAGTGA